In Phlebotomus papatasi isolate M1 chromosome 1, Ppap_2.1, whole genome shotgun sequence, the following proteins share a genomic window:
- the LOC129803725 gene encoding uncharacterized protein LOC129803725, whose product MPDEKSSKSAKKDPESSKNMKDDQDEHGEQGAQSFGHLTLPTKVEFFRPEEGRWSRWLMRLEDTFDCFGVTDEAQMKKLLLHYMGLKAYDKLCDRIAPKLPREMSYKEIVAEVTEIFDPTPLEIVEVNTFHERKQGENETCADFLAALRKLSTNCNFGCKECDNLTKTLRNQFVAGLWNKAIKKRLLEKRNLTLELAFDIARAMETSEKGEEKLQESRKQSINKLAEDEKFPPTNDDAESVKRIVKKCFKCGSATHLANRCQPREKVEEGSATERYVDDLKEEFKKVFDDSLGKINGIQGELKLKHDAKPVFLKARTVPIAKKEAVEREIESLVNEGVLIKVNQSRWATPIVAIPKASGKVRVCGDYSCTVNPNLIVDRYPLPTIEELLADMAGGQKFTKIDLSQAYLQMEIKEEDRELLTLSTHKGLYMPTRLMYGVASAVAIWQRTMESLLQDIPGVKVFLDDIRITGANDEEHHFRLREVLKR is encoded by the exons ATGCCGGATGAGAAGTCCAGCAAAAGTGCTAAGAAGGATCCTGAGTCATCGAAGAACATGAAGGATGATCAGGATGAACATGGTGAGCAAGGAGCTCAGAGTTTTGGGCATTTGACTTTGCCGACGAAAGTGGAGTTTTTCCGCCCTGAAGAAGGAAGATGGAGTCGCTGGTTAATGCGCTTGGAAGACACGTTTGATTGTTTTGGAGTTACTGATGAAGCGCAAATGAAGAAATTGCTGTTGCATTACATGGGATTGAAGGCGTATGATAAATTGTGTGATCGTATTGCTCCAAAATTACCACGAGAAATGTCGTACAAGGAAATTGTAGCTGAAGTGACGGAAATTTTCGATCCAACGCCTTTGGAGATAGTAGAAGTGAACACGTTTCATGAGCGAAAACAAGGAGAAAATGAAACTTGTGCGGATTTTTTGGCAGCTCTTCGGAAGTTGTCCACAAATTGTAATTTTGGTTGCAAGGAATGCGACAACTTGACAAAAACTCTCCGGAATCAATTTGTGGCAGGGCTTTGGAACAAGGCAATTAAGAAGAGGCTGCTGGAGAAACGTAACTTGACGCTAGAACTAGCTTTTGATATCGCCAGAGCTATGGAAACTTCAGAAAAAGGAGAGGAAAAACTTCAGGAGAGCCGCAAGCAGAGCATCAATAAACTGGCAGAAGATGAAAAATTTCCACCCACAAATGATGATGCAGAATCTGTCAAGAGGATTGTGAAGAAGTGCTTCAAGTGTGGATCAGCTACTCATCTAGCCAATAGATGTCAACCCAGGGAA AAAGTTGAAGAGGGATCGGCCACTGAGAGATATGTCGATGATTTGAAAGAAGAATTTAAGAAAGTTTTTGATGATTCACTCGGCAAAATTAATGGAATTCAAGGGGAATTGAAGTTAAAGCATGATGCTAAACCCGTTTTCTTGAAAGCCAGAACCGTACCTATTGCTAAAAAAGAGGCAGTAGAAAGAGAAATTGAGTCGTTGGTAAATGAGGGTGTGCTGATTAAAGTGAATCAAAGTAGATGGGCAACTCCAATTGTTGCAATTCCAAAAGCGTCCGGGAAAGTACGGGTTTGTGGAGATTACAGTTGTACTGTAAATCCCAATTTGATTGTGGATAGATATCCTTTACCCACAATCGAGGAGCTTCTGGCGGACATGGCAGGGGGGCAGAAATTTACGAAGATCGATCTTTCGCAAGCGTATTTGCAGATGGAAATAAAGGAAGAAGATAGAGAACTTCTAACATTGAGTACTCATAAGGGATTGTACATGCCTACGCGGTTGATGTACGGGGTTGCTTCTGCGGTTGCAATTTGGCAACGTACAATGGAGTCACTTTTGCAAGACATTCCTGGGGTAAAAGTTTTCCTAGATGACATCAGAATCACGGGAGCTAACGATGAGGAGCACCATTTCAGATTGAGGGAAGTACTTAAAAG ATAA
- the LOC129797987 gene encoding uncharacterized protein LOC129797987 produces the protein MGFCIEWGHLITRQPMDKRRDTRTPHSTTGVSPSQKLYQRQIRSRLDFIIPKEEEEKDRTVITEKVRKFEIGDRVAARNYKNGEAKWKFGRIQEKLGQLHYNVSMDSGLIWKRHIDQLRNVGENVSETKNQGNESSWDDEDIDISFRSPVVQENEVEVLETESQNEREDVFLEEEETDVEDFQDALDRSQSHTDSESLETAQLPEPLEFEGRPKRIIKPPNRLNL, from the exons ATGGGATTTTGCATAGAATGGGGGCACCTTATCACCCGGCAACCAATGGACAAGCGGAGAGATAC AAGAACTCCTCATAGTACAACAGGGGTATCTCCTAGTCAGAAGCTTTATCAAAGACAAATAAGATCGCGTTTGGATTTTATAATTCCAAAAGAAGAGGAAGAGAAGGATAGGACTGTTATCACGGAAAAAgtacgaaaattcgaaattggggATCGTGTAGCAGctagaaattataaaaatggGGAGGCTAAATGGAAATTTGGGAGAATTCAAGAAAAATTAGGACAATTACATTATAATGTGTCGATGGATAGTGGGTTGATTTGGAAGAGGCATATTGATCAGCTTAGGAACGTGGGAGAGAATGTTTCGGAAACTAAAAATCAAGGCAATGAATCTTCCTGGGATGACGAAGATATCGACATATCTTTCAGAAGTCCGGTTGTTCAAGAAAATGAAGTAGAAGTACTTGAAACTGAAAGTCAAAATGAGAGAGAAGATGTTTTCTTGGAAGAGGAGGAGACAGATGTGGAGGATTTTCAAGATGCACTTGATAGAAGTCAATCTCATACAGATTCTGAGTCTCTAGAGACAGCACAGTTGCCTGAACCCTTGGAGTTTGAAGGTAGACCAAAAAGAATTATTAAGCCACCGAATCGCCTCAATTTGTAA